The Mytilus galloprovincialis chromosome 3, xbMytGall1.hap1.1, whole genome shotgun sequence genomic interval AGCAGAGCAATTATGGAATCAACCAAAGCTGTGACAGCTAGGCGCGATAAATTTTCAAGTTTCATTAAATACTTATTTCTCTTACAGAAACAAACTTAAAATTGATTATTTGTGGGAGAacctaataaaaattcaaactaCCGTAGATATATTTCATGATGATGTTGGTCAACTTTCAATATATCTTGGCAGTCAGAGATTTTTAAATAAACAAGCgttctgagagtattgcatggcaataaaTAGTCCCCTATCCAATCAATATTTTCAAGCATGACAGAAAAAAGTgcagaaaactgattatttgagtaaCGATAAATTCCATAGAAGTCCATTGATCTGTACTTAGgcccataactctgcacaaatcCATCAGGCTGGAACAAAATTTGATATGTTCAAGCATGAtggaaaaaagtgtggaaaactgattatttgagtgacTTATATAATAGGTCACTGTTAGCCTTCAACATTGTGCAAAAACACATACCACAAAGCAAACCACAAAAGGcctatatatatgataaatgtaaaaacaaatattaaagagAAAATAATACAAAAGATAATTTTAATAGCCTTGCATAGGATAAGATAAGAATGTAAAGATTcagtaatgaatttttattttatatgcattttgttcaTCACATTTAATTGTTATACAGTACTAAACTTCATCTATGTGTACATGATcttataaaatacaatttaaataagTCATGTTATGTTTTTTGTCTCTTTTGATCAGGAGGAGATAATTCATCTTCTTCATCTTCATCATCATCCTCGTCATAATTTTCCTCTTCATCTTTAATAGTATCTGCAGACTTTCCACCtatcaaaaaatgtattataagtatAAGTTAAatctttaatatatatctaaccttcggctgttgtctgttctatggacgggttgttgtcggagacacattcttcatttccattctcaatttttattattatcaaaagAACAATTGTagatatacattttgtagtttgcATACTTATGTAAATGCTCTATTTTCAGAATCTGCCAACTCTCATCCATTTCTCATGAGATTCCAGATTTTTGGTTAGCAATTCTGGATTCATTTTAAGTGATACACATATCACCAAAatcaacaaaatgtatcattttctAATAGATTAATCATTTTAATTGCAAAAACAGGGCTGTTCAATATTGTACAAATAGGTACAGATAATTTTATTTACTAAATAATCAAGGTTCCCTTTGAAAGGCAGATTAATAACAATGTATTTATTCAACTCATAataaaatcaaagcgctgtaagcactgtaggcagttaaccaaaaaccaaggcaaacataattatgaaaactgtggcaatgttgcttccacttttttttaaagatttaaaagaacaaacagtaaaccttcatatataattgtacatttatgttcatttaatgaattaaacattatggcaaataattcatattttatcaaggttttcaatagTATGCACATGACCACGAATGGTCATAAGTCTTTCATGAGTCAGCAGAGGTACAAATTTGCAATGCAGTTCTTCCAGTTGAGCGTAATTgttcgtattagttgactgttagtagttcaagttgactttagtacgagcttgtaaaagtatgaatggatttgcttccctggaaagaaaactgagtttgtgttttacagtacaaaagttatgagacacaaatcagacaaatgtttactactacagggatcaatggtgaggtctgactgacctgtccatagtaaatgtaaatgactcccacattcaccccaagtccatgatgtcttagtttggaataaaatgacaggtgttagGGTCTAGCAAAGGGATATGCATATGTGtcgcctatgagattgaccttgtatgtcattcaatctttttgaaatgaaaaacaggaatgaatatggtttaggcgTTGGTATCtaaatcttttacaagttctcaaaacacacacaagagggtgtgggtgaccctagggactaccccatattttttatttgattttttatattgtcccatacatgaatatatatggtttatgggtggggatctcgaccgttatcaagttttcaaacaggaggggtggggaccccagtgacttcccctatatatcatttgatttgttatattgtccaatacatgaatatatatggttgatgggtggggatctcatctgtttctaagttatcaaacaggagtgggtagggtgaccctaaggactctccctatatttcatttgattagttctcgTACATgaatatggtttaatttaaaggtggggatctcgactgtttccaatttCTCAATCAGGTGActgcagggactccccctatatttcatttaatttagagtTGAGGATCCCAACTGTTTCAAAGTTCTTAAAcatgaggggtagggtgaccacagttacttcccctatatttcatttgatttgttatatagtcttatacatgagtatatatggttaaggggtgatgATCTCGAATTTTTCCAAGtactcaaacaggagggtgtacagtgaccatagggaccccttctaattcatttgatttgtaatattgtcccatacataaatatatattgtttaagattGTGGATCTCGACCTTTATAAATTCTCAAACAgaaaggggtagagtggcccaacgaactccacctatatttcatatgatttgttatattgtcccatacatgaatatatatggtttaggggtggggatcttgaccgttacCAAGTTTtggtcattttggtttcttgtggatagttgtctcattggcaatcataccacatcttcttttttttataagaaacttccagctattttaactgacctatcaaaattgagaagaaaaaatgtattacatgtattatgtagtTCAGATATGAGTTCTTCTTCATCTTAAGGTACAGAAAATCATCAACATTTTGAAGATTACTTTCCAGCGCATTGAGGACTTTGAGGTTGCTTTTaaagttaatttcaatttttcttttatttattaaactttacaatttttAATGCTTTTTTATACTTAATGCTTTTTGATACTTAATTACTTGTGAGTTCgcacattttaaaaaattaatatcatTGCCATCTTCATTAAAAATCGCTTTctacagttttaaaaaaaaaaaagaaatacctaATTTTGAAAGCTTTGATTTTTCTTCTTCTACAAGAGTTGTCaactcagtgtttagtttttgttgtAAGATAACAGATGATTTATGTATTTCAGTGAGAGAGACATTTCCTTCGTTATTAAGGCAGCTGTAAGAAAATTCTTTCTTTTCCCCTGTCTTTAAATGTAGTGTAGCTGTTATTGTTGTCATTCCGAAACTGTGACCATGtgcatttgtttattatttatgttGCAGTTAGTAAAACCATTTACCATTGGATAAGCGGACAGATGACCAATCAAACCGCTCGATACACTCATTCTTAAAAATGGCTGCGCCcagttaaaaaatttgatttCACAGAATTGATGAATTGTGAATTGAGAATATTTAGAAATATGAGAGATTATGGTATGGCATACTAGTATGCTCATTGATTACAGATACTGTATGATTTATTTGTAACATAAAACCTATCAAGCTTTCATGAAGCCCATGAGCCTTTAGCTGTTTAGCCACAGGCACTTGTGTCTATCCATCaggtcatattcaatgtaaacaaagaaacactaaTCAGGTTATGCTTTttatatcaaggaattattaaaaatgaaattggtagtGCATTCCTTCCTATCTTTTACTAGacttgataaatatattttatactcaAAGTCTCATACAAACGAGACCAGAAAAAGGAAGTCTGAAAATAAATAGTAAACGATTTTAATTAAGGAgttcattagcatgattaggtgAATGATATTTTTGCaggaaatttttataatttaattgtaACATAAAACCTACAATGTATCAAGCTTTCAACACAAAAGTAAACTCTGAGCTTGATTCTTCAATCATGGTGCTAAAGAGCTTCATGTCTTTGCTTTTGGATAGAAATTAAACACAACTGGACTTGGAGACAAATAGAACTGAGCCAAATCGGACCAAATATATGTCAACTCAGACTGTCCATGAAGAGAACTTTGACCGTCAATAGGTCAAGTCAAACGTCTATGAAGTCAACTGGAGTCATCttgggtctcactaattagcgacaacaagcgtcaacaagcaacaagaattattttagcgacaacaagtgacaagaagactatttagcgacaagaaaacattttttttttattagatatcaagaaatttgtatttaatgtttttttttaaatatacgagcagatttgtctaattaaaatgttttattatatagatagatgaagaaatgaaacatttgtgaggaagaaAGAGATTGTGAAGGTCAACTTTCCTTTGaaggatttattgaaacaaaaacatgaaatattatttcctttatacaattacacgcgccagaatatacaatcattgtaaaccgtgaacacctgttgaaaactcaagattgtcattaatttcctttcatcttcaatcaatatgcataaacatgataagtatcgtttaatgaggcaataaacaaataaattgaaaacattcacatttcaattttcttttcctcctgtttgatttcagttctttgtatttcacaattcaCAAAGTCCAAAGAGCAACCAGCCATTTACACTAATTTTTGGCCTTCCTTGACTCCATGCATGAACCCTATCAAACATGTCTGAGATGCCATTGTCGGAAATCTCAATCGCAGAGATTCACCTTTACAAAAGTTTGTCGATTTAAAAGTGGCATTTGTTGTTTAATGCAACAGATTTCCTCAACTAAAGTTTTGAAGGCTTGTACCGAGAAAGATAGGTCGTGTTATGAAACTGTACCGGAAATGAGGTTGTTACACATGCTATtgactcaaatattgacattaaatttgccAAACATACCAAAGATTATGTGTAGAAAATTTTAATGGTATTGGGtgattaattgttgtaaaaaaataaaatcacagtgaaacttaaattccATTTCTTAATTGTGTAATTTACACTATTTCTATGAACGAAAAACCTATATGCATAGAACCTTCATAAGTGaccaaaattatatttgtggtttgtttatggtatacattagcaaaattgctatatgattgttttccatttttcgaggaacaattgattttttaaatttgaaaaaaaatcgatgcaataaaagtaggtggtgcttaacttttggcggactgtatatacatgtaacttttaAATCATTTACACTAACAGTTAGACCTTACGCTTCTGGTACATATGCATTTGATGTACTACTCAATGTGTTCATTTGTTCTTTCAGGTCTACAGATTTTTTCATTGACTGATTTGCTTACCATTGAGTGAGAAGTAGTAATATTCTGGTAAGTTTCAAATATTATAtgtctatttatatttattaagtcaGCCaagatttttattaaaacatagtAATTATTAAAAGCTATACAGTTGTCATGTAGgattccaattttttatggttACAGTATATTCTTAACAAGCACCAAAATGTCGACATTCACCTTttaaaaagctaacaaaacctttaaccct includes:
- the LOC143066490 gene encoding uncharacterized protein LOC143066490, producing the protein MTTITATLHLKTGEKKEFSYSCLNNEGNVSLTEIHKSSVILQQKLNTELTTLVEEEKSKLSKLGGKSADTIKDEEENYDEDDDEDEEDELSPPDQKRQKT